In one Polaribacter sp. ALD11 genomic region, the following are encoded:
- a CDS encoding DUF2975 domain-containing protein, giving the protein MRKITILKAIVDLLWIFSMPIIVLIVGFSFAVFFIDLTDFNIKINAAIINQNDLLSKVLFVISALNYLLIIAALYFFRKILNHFIRVKIFEATVIKSFQQTGNLLIISGFISLTISIISKIYFEQKITLEFGLNQHLVIICLGLFFLILSEVFKIAKKTKRENDLTI; this is encoded by the coding sequence ATGCGAAAAATTACTATTTTAAAAGCAATTGTAGATTTACTTTGGATATTTTCGATGCCAATAATAGTATTAATCGTTGGCTTTTCATTTGCGGTTTTCTTTATTGATTTAACTGATTTTAATATAAAAATAAACGCTGCAATCATCAACCAAAATGATCTGCTGTCAAAAGTATTGTTTGTAATTTCTGCCTTAAATTATTTATTAATTATTGCCGCTTTATATTTCTTTAGAAAAATATTAAATCACTTTATAAGAGTGAAAATATTTGAAGCAACTGTTATAAAATCGTTTCAACAAACAGGAAATCTACTTATAATTTCTGGTTTCATTTCATTAACAATTTCAATAATAAGTAAAATTTATTTTGAACAAAAAATAACTTTAGAGTTTGGGTTGAATCAGCATTTAGTAATTATTTGTTTAGGCTTATTCTTCTTAATATTAAGTGAAGTATTCAAAATTGCAAAAAAGACAAAACGAGAAAACGACTTAACCATATAA
- a CDS encoding Bax inhibitor-1 family protein — MENTFGNKVLLIESTNEVRVAFYKKTYAHVAGGVLLFVLFEYLLLQSDTIVNFMMSMTQGWRWLVMLGGFMFVTSYAESTVLKTADKNIQYMAYALYVFAQAIIFVPLLYIAIYYTESAELVQQAAIVTLALFAGISAVVFITKKDFSFLKAGLTVGFFIAMGLIVAGSLFGFDLGLWFSVGMCVLAAGSILYQTSNLVNKYGTEDYIPASLGLFASLMLLFWYVLSIFMSRD, encoded by the coding sequence ATGGAAAACACTTTTGGAAACAAAGTATTGTTAATCGAATCTACAAATGAGGTTCGTGTTGCATTTTATAAAAAAACATACGCACACGTTGCTGGTGGCGTGCTATTATTTGTACTTTTTGAATATTTACTATTACAAAGCGATACAATTGTAAATTTTATGATGTCTATGACACAAGGTTGGCGTTGGCTGGTAATGTTAGGTGGTTTTATGTTTGTTACTAGCTATGCAGAAAGTACTGTTTTAAAAACTGCCGATAAAAATATACAATACATGGCGTATGCTTTATACGTTTTTGCACAAGCAATTATTTTTGTACCGCTTTTATACATCGCAATTTATTATACTGAAAGTGCTGAATTAGTGCAGCAAGCAGCAATTGTTACTTTGGCTTTATTTGCAGGTATTTCTGCAGTAGTTTTTATAACCAAAAAAGATTTTTCTTTCTTAAAAGCAGGTTTAACAGTTGGTTTTTTTATAGCTATGGGTTTAATCGTTGCAGGCTCTTTATTTGGTTTCGATTTAGGTTTGTGGTTCTCTGTTGGAATGTGTGTTTTGGCTGCTGGCTCTATTTTGTATCAAACTTCTAACTTGGTAAATAAATACGGAACGGAAGATTATATTCCTGCTTCCTTAGGTTTATTCGCTTCTTTAATGTTACTTTTTTGGTATGTATTATCCATATTTATGTCTAGAGATTAA
- a CDS encoding LexA family transcriptional regulator translates to METSKTLTFFTPKTSTGNGAVLVDVGISAGFPSPADDFRETRISLDDELIQNKDATFFAKVKGQSMIGAGLDDNDLLVIDRSLEPTNNKIAVCFLDGEFTVKRLRVEKNEVWLQPENPNYPIINITEENDFMIWGIVTSVIKKV, encoded by the coding sequence ATGGAAACATCAAAAACACTTACTTTTTTTACTCCTAAAACTTCTACTGGCAATGGTGCTGTTTTAGTTGATGTTGGCATTTCTGCTGGGTTTCCTTCTCCTGCAGATGATTTTAGAGAAACTAGAATTTCTTTAGATGATGAACTAATTCAGAATAAAGACGCTACTTTTTTCGCAAAAGTAAAAGGTCAATCGATGATTGGTGCTGGTTTAGATGATAATGATTTGTTAGTAATCGACAGAAGTTTAGAACCTACAAACAATAAAATTGCTGTCTGTTTTTTAGACGGCGAATTTACCGTAAAACGTTTACGCGTAGAAAAAAATGAAGTTTGGTTACAACCAGAAAACCCTAATTACCCAATTATAAACATCACAGAAGAGAATGATTTTATGATTTGGGGAATTGTAACAAGTGTCATAAAAAAAGTATAA
- a CDS encoding prolyl oligopeptidase family serine peptidase has product MKKITLLFVFLFTVSVISAQKTPKPNYRAAAKFSPKNLAKMVHSTSVSPHWLKKGNRFWYSYKTSEGSNYYIVDADKKSKKLLFDNVKMAKWLTEITKDPYDAKHLPRFSFKFNEAENAIRFRVTSTEEVAVIDDKKDDEKEEIEKDSTSIKKEKNKKPKMEPKVYHLEYRLGGNGLTIIDTKKKEKEDWKKWANVAPDSSIVLYSKNYNLYWMDKMNFKKFIKNEKDSTVVENQWTKDGEENYGYGGGSREDNVDKEKNKDKRKGVWGTWSHDSKKFVFQKSDSRHIKDLWVINSTGKKRPTLETYKYHMPGEQEYYKSELLIFDIPTKSHVKVALDTIKQQSISVFRASRKQSSRDDDFKPSLLLSKKGKIYFSVISRDRKKYDINVADLNTGEYKTLIEERFNTYIESRPLILLNNETEMLHWAERDGWAHFYLYDTDGNLKNQVTEGSYHVDGFAGLDEKSRTLYFTANGVDTTQDPYYLHTHKINLNGSGMRTLDTGNFTASSSMTDSNEYFVSNYSRVNTVPKSELRNVNGRKVMDLETADLSQLMASGYKFPEPFKVKADDGITDIYGVMYKPFDLDSTKVYPLLEYVYPGPQTEAVNKAFSYRMDRLDRMAQVGFVVITLGNRGGHPDRSKWYHNYGYGNLRDYGLADKKYVAQQLANKHEFIDIEKVGIYGHSGGGFMSTAAMLVYPDFFKAAVSSAGNHDNNVYNSWWSETHHGVKEEIDAKGKISHKYKIDDNQSLAKNLKGHLMLIHGDMDNNVNPAGTIRMANALIKANKRFKFMIMPGQRHGFGSMTEYSFWLRADHFSKYLLGKEAMDADILYMNMDKPMNK; this is encoded by the coding sequence ATGAAAAAAATTACGTTACTTTTTGTGTTTTTATTTACTGTTTCAGTAATTTCTGCACAAAAAACACCTAAACCAAATTACAGAGCTGCTGCTAAGTTTTCCCCGAAAAACCTAGCGAAAATGGTACACTCTACAAGTGTGAGTCCGCATTGGTTAAAAAAAGGAAATCGTTTCTGGTATTCTTACAAAACCTCAGAAGGTTCTAATTATTATATAGTTGATGCAGATAAAAAATCTAAAAAACTATTATTTGACAATGTTAAAATGGCAAAATGGTTAACAGAAATAACCAAAGATCCTTATGATGCCAAACATTTACCGCGTTTCAGTTTTAAATTTAATGAAGCCGAAAATGCAATTCGTTTTAGGGTAACCTCAACAGAAGAAGTTGCAGTTATTGATGATAAAAAGGACGACGAAAAAGAAGAAATAGAGAAAGATTCTACTTCAATAAAAAAGGAAAAAAATAAGAAGCCTAAAATGGAGCCAAAAGTCTACCATTTAGAATACCGATTGGGTGGAAATGGCTTAACAATTATTGATACTAAAAAGAAAGAAAAAGAAGATTGGAAGAAGTGGGCAAATGTTGCACCAGACAGTTCTATCGTTTTATATTCTAAGAATTACAATTTATATTGGATGGATAAGATGAACTTTAAAAAGTTTATCAAAAATGAAAAAGATAGTACCGTTGTAGAAAACCAATGGACTAAAGATGGTGAAGAAAACTACGGTTATGGTGGTGGTTCTAGAGAAGATAATGTAGACAAAGAGAAGAATAAAGACAAAAGAAAAGGGGTTTGGGGAACTTGGTCTCACGATTCTAAAAAGTTTGTTTTTCAAAAGTCTGATTCTAGACATATTAAAGATTTATGGGTAATTAATTCTACAGGTAAGAAAAGACCAACTTTAGAAACCTATAAATATCACATGCCAGGTGAACAAGAGTATTACAAATCTGAATTATTAATTTTTGATATTCCTACAAAATCGCATGTAAAAGTAGCTTTAGATACTATTAAACAACAAAGTATTTCTGTTTTTAGAGCATCTAGAAAACAATCTAGTAGAGATGACGATTTTAAACCTTCTTTATTACTTTCTAAGAAAGGGAAAATTTATTTTAGTGTAATCTCTAGAGATCGTAAAAAATATGATATTAATGTTGCAGACCTAAATACAGGTGAATATAAAACCTTAATAGAAGAACGTTTTAATACATATATAGAATCGCGTCCGTTAATTTTGTTAAACAATGAAACAGAAATGTTGCACTGGGCAGAAAGAGATGGTTGGGCACACTTCTATTTATATGATACAGATGGAAACTTAAAAAATCAGGTTACAGAAGGTAGTTACCATGTTGATGGTTTTGCAGGTTTAGACGAGAAATCTAGAACTCTTTACTTTACAGCAAATGGAGTAGATACAACGCAAGATCCTTATTATTTACATACGCATAAAATCAATTTAAACGGAAGTGGAATGCGTACTTTAGATACAGGAAATTTTACAGCAAGTTCTTCTATGACAGATTCTAATGAGTATTTTGTAAGTAATTATTCGAGAGTAAATACAGTACCAAAATCTGAATTAAGAAATGTTAATGGGAGAAAAGTAATGGATTTAGAAACTGCAGATTTGTCGCAATTAATGGCTTCTGGTTATAAATTTCCAGAACCTTTTAAAGTGAAAGCAGATGATGGAATTACAGATATTTACGGCGTAATGTATAAACCATTTGATCTAGATTCTACAAAAGTATATCCGCTTTTAGAATACGTGTATCCTGGGCCGCAAACAGAAGCTGTAAACAAAGCTTTTTCTTACAGAATGGATAGGTTAGATAGAATGGCGCAAGTTGGTTTTGTGGTTATTACTTTAGGAAATAGAGGAGGGCATCCAGATCGTTCTAAATGGTATCATAATTATGGTTACGGAAATTTACGTGACTATGGTTTGGCAGATAAGAAATATGTTGCACAACAATTGGCAAACAAGCATGAATTTATAGATATTGAGAAAGTAGGAATTTATGGTCATTCTGGTGGAGGTTTTATGTCTACAGCAGCAATGTTAGTCTATCCAGATTTCTTTAAAGCAGCAGTTTCATCTGCCGGAAATCATGATAATAATGTGTATAATTCTTGGTGGAGTGAAACACATCATGGAGTTAAAGAAGAAATTGATGCGAAAGGAAAAATTTCTCATAAATATAAAATTGATGATAATCAATCTTTGGCAAAAAACTTAAAAGGACATTTAATGTTGATTCATGGAGATATGGATAATAATGTAAATCCTGCTGGAACTATTAGAATGGCAAATGCATTAATTAAAGCAAATAAACGTTTTAAATTTATGATTATGCCAGGACAAAGACATGGTTTTGGAAGCATGACAGAGTACTCTTTCTGGTTAAGAGCAGATCATTTTAGTAAGTACTTGCTAGGAAAAGAAGCTATGGATGCAGATATTTTGTATATGAATATGGATAAGCCGATGAATAAGTAA
- a CDS encoding M61 family metallopeptidase, with product MKITFLKTLLLTFFILFISCDKNESVKEKSTTKYHISFENALHHEAEVSVLFSDISNGKFTFRMPRSSPGRYAIHEFAKNVYNVKATNSNGEDLEITRQNPYEWIVEKHDGTVNVSYTVFANRGGGTYAQVDETHAHLNIPATFMFAKSHAENPIEITFKTRKDLNWKIATQLKKESENTYSAPNLQYFMDSPTEISNHQVRSFEVDNQKINFVLHHNGTETELDEYFEKVKKVVLQQKAVFGELPKFDFNEYTFLACYIPNASGDGMEHRNSTILTNTKSLANGGMKDNIGTVSHEFFHCWNVERIRPKSLEPFDYTAANMSGELWFAEGFTSYYTNLILCRAELITNEEYINGLNGTFNYVWNSPARQVFNPIEMSYQAPFVDAATSVDPVNRENTFISYYSYGSVLGLALDLSLRNEGKNLDDFMKSVWEKHGKDEKPYTNKNLNDALNEFAGDEFGNQFFNNYIYKSNRPDYEKLFASVGVSIEQKEVKSDFESFLNGTNISGNPKKGSSLYKAGLDKGDTILSIDKMSVANKDDVSSALKNTKIGDEIEIIFKHYGVEKTTKLTLQKDNKYLISVIEKEKLSTEVLKNRTAWLAAK from the coding sequence ATGAAAATTACCTTTTTAAAAACACTACTTCTTACGTTTTTTATCCTCTTTATTTCTTGTGATAAAAATGAAAGTGTTAAAGAAAAATCGACTACAAAATATCATATTTCTTTTGAAAACGCGCTCCATCATGAAGCTGAAGTAAGCGTTCTTTTTTCTGATATTTCTAATGGTAAATTTACCTTTAGAATGCCAAGATCTTCTCCTGGAAGATATGCAATTCATGAATTTGCTAAAAATGTATACAATGTAAAAGCTACAAATAGTAACGGGGAGGATTTAGAAATTACAAGACAAAATCCGTATGAATGGATTGTAGAAAAACATGACGGAACTGTAAATGTTTCTTATACTGTTTTTGCAAATCGTGGTGGAGGAACTTACGCCCAAGTAGACGAAACTCATGCGCATTTAAATATTCCTGCAACGTTTATGTTTGCAAAATCACATGCTGAAAATCCGATTGAAATTACTTTTAAGACAAGGAAAGATTTAAACTGGAAAATAGCAACGCAATTAAAAAAAGAATCAGAAAACACCTATTCTGCCCCAAATTTGCAGTATTTTATGGATTCTCCTACAGAAATTAGCAACCATCAAGTTCGTTCTTTTGAAGTTGATAATCAAAAAATAAACTTTGTATTACATCACAACGGAACAGAAACGGAGTTAGACGAATACTTTGAAAAAGTAAAAAAAGTAGTATTGCAACAAAAAGCTGTTTTTGGCGAATTGCCAAAATTCGATTTTAATGAATACACGTTTTTAGCTTGCTATATTCCAAATGCATCTGGTGATGGAATGGAACATCGAAATTCAACCATTTTAACAAACACAAAAAGTTTAGCTAATGGCGGTATGAAAGATAATATTGGAACCGTTTCTCACGAATTTTTTCACTGCTGGAATGTAGAGCGAATTCGCCCGAAGTCTTTAGAACCGTTTGATTATACCGCAGCAAATATGAGTGGTGAATTGTGGTTTGCAGAAGGTTTTACAAGTTATTACACCAATTTAATTTTATGTAGAGCAGAACTCATTACCAATGAAGAGTATATTAACGGATTAAACGGAACATTTAATTATGTATGGAATTCTCCTGCAAGACAAGTTTTTAACCCTATTGAAATGAGTTATCAAGCTCCGTTTGTAGATGCTGCAACTTCTGTAGACCCTGTAAATAGAGAAAACACGTTTATTTCTTATTATTCTTACGGAAGTGTTTTGGGTTTAGCATTGGATTTATCCTTAAGAAATGAAGGTAAAAATTTAGATGATTTTATGAAATCTGTTTGGGAAAAGCATGGAAAAGATGAAAAACCATACACGAATAAAAACCTTAATGATGCTTTAAATGAATTTGCTGGTGATGAATTCGGAAATCAGTTTTTTAATAATTATATCTACAAAAGTAACAGACCAGACTACGAAAAATTATTTGCTTCCGTTGGAGTTTCTATTGAACAAAAAGAAGTAAAAAGCGATTTCGAATCATTTTTAAACGGAACAAACATTAGTGGAAACCCAAAAAAGGGAAGCTCTCTTTACAAAGCTGGTCTAGACAAAGGTGATACCATTTTGTCTATAGATAAAATGAGTGTAGCTAATAAAGATGATGTTTCTTCTGCATTAAAAAACACAAAAATTGGTGATGAAATAGAAATTATTTTTAAGCATTATGGGGTTGAAAAAACAACCAAATTAACTCTTCAAAAAGACAACAAGTATTTAATCTCTGTAATCGAAAAAGAGAAATTATCTACGGAAGTCTTAAAAAACAGAACAGCTTGGTTAGCTGCTAAATAA
- a CDS encoding TonB-dependent siderophore receptor, which yields MIRSKLLTIAFLVLQTTLFSQEKKEVQKLDSIIIKSTRIDLPFKENSRTLEVITAKAIKNSAATNVADLLQQVAGVDIRRRGTAGSQADLYIRGGGFDQTLLLIDGIKMDDAQTGHHTMNAALPIEVIERIEIIKGPAARVFGQNAFTGAINIVTKKKLENTVSANIETGSFGQLNGSVTVGKEFENASILAHVGALTSDGYRNNSDYNNYNYFLKGVFNKKKQAIEVLATFFDKKFGAQNFYTPDAFGFSEYEETQNSLLGVSTTFRTEKFKITPKVYWKRGQDIFLLKRDDPSFSRNLHITNKVGVETNASYTSNLGITGFGIDVSRVSISSNNLGKRDRTMANLFLEHRFKLADGKIDLTPGVAVTYFSDFKFHAFPGLDIGFKLSDNLKAYGNLGITYRIPTYTDLYYNDRSTIGNANLKPEEAFAQEIGLKYNSGRFTSSIAVFNRDARNLIDFIRQNTTDSKFTATNISKVNTQGFEVNTDYRFKIKEFNQTVSFGYNFLNDDILEQNKDLSRYSLNTLKHQFITRFSSKLFKNVRQNIIYKHAERTVGTSYNVWDASIIVDVNKFSFTVTANNIFDADYIESGFVPMPPSNVLFGLRYGF from the coding sequence ATGATAAGAAGTAAATTATTAACTATTGCATTTTTAGTATTGCAGACAACTTTGTTTTCTCAAGAAAAAAAGGAAGTTCAGAAGTTAGATTCTATTATAATAAAATCTACCAGAATAGATTTGCCATTTAAAGAAAATTCTAGAACTCTAGAAGTAATTACAGCTAAAGCTATTAAAAATAGTGCTGCTACAAATGTTGCAGATTTATTACAACAAGTTGCTGGTGTAGATATTAGAAGAAGAGGAACCGCAGGAAGTCAAGCAGATTTATACATTAGAGGAGGCGGTTTCGATCAAACGTTATTGTTAATTGATGGTATTAAAATGGATGATGCACAAACGGGCCATCACACCATGAATGCTGCTTTACCAATTGAAGTGATTGAAAGAATAGAGATTATTAAAGGTCCTGCAGCAAGGGTTTTCGGACAAAATGCATTTACAGGAGCTATAAATATTGTAACTAAAAAGAAATTAGAGAACACGGTTTCTGCAAATATTGAAACCGGTTCTTTTGGTCAATTAAATGGTTCTGTAACGGTTGGTAAAGAATTTGAAAATGCATCAATACTTGCACATGTTGGTGCGTTAACTTCAGATGGATACCGTAATAATTCTGATTATAACAATTACAATTATTTCTTAAAAGGGGTTTTCAATAAGAAAAAGCAAGCCATAGAAGTGTTAGCTACTTTTTTCGATAAAAAATTCGGAGCACAAAATTTTTATACACCAGACGCATTTGGTTTTAGTGAGTATGAAGAAACACAGAATAGCTTATTAGGAGTTTCGACAACTTTTAGAACGGAAAAATTTAAAATTACACCAAAAGTGTATTGGAAAAGAGGACAAGATATCTTTTTATTGAAAAGAGACGACCCTAGCTTTTCTAGAAATTTACATATTACGAACAAAGTTGGGGTAGAAACAAATGCTTCTTATACATCTAATTTAGGAATTACAGGTTTTGGTATAGATGTTTCTAGAGTTTCTATTAGTAGTAATAATTTAGGGAAGAGAGATAGAACCATGGCAAACCTGTTTTTAGAACACCGTTTTAAATTGGCAGATGGTAAAATAGATCTTACACCAGGAGTTGCAGTTACCTATTTTTCTGACTTCAAATTTCATGCTTTTCCAGGGTTAGATATTGGGTTTAAATTGTCAGATAATTTAAAGGCGTACGGAAATTTAGGAATTACGTACAGAATACCAACGTATACAGATTTGTATTACAATGACAGAAGCACAATAGGAAACGCTAATTTAAAACCAGAAGAAGCATTTGCACAAGAAATTGGGTTGAAATATAATTCTGGAAGATTTACTTCTTCTATTGCTGTTTTTAATAGAGATGCTAGGAATCTAATTGATTTTATTCGTCAGAATACAACAGATTCTAAATTTACCGCAACAAATATTTCAAAAGTAAATACCCAAGGTTTTGAAGTAAATACAGATTATCGTTTTAAAATAAAGGAATTTAACCAGACGGTGTCTTTTGGGTATAATTTCTTAAATGATGATATTTTAGAACAAAATAAAGACTTGTCTCGCTACTCTTTAAATACCTTAAAGCATCAATTTATAACACGTTTTTCTAGTAAATTATTTAAAAACGTAAGACAAAATATTATTTATAAGCATGCAGAAAGAACAGTAGGAACAAGCTATAATGTTTGGGATGCTTCTATAATTGTAGATGTTAATAAATTTAGTTTTACAGTTACTGCTAATAATATTTTTGATGCAGATTATATAGAATCTGGTTTTGTGCCAATGCCACCAAGTAATGTTTTATTTGGGTTGCGTTACGGTTTTTAA
- a CDS encoding PLP-dependent aminotransferase family protein gives MIDSPVNTLLQQLIDFDKSIPQPVYIQVSQQIINAIQRRYLSKGTILPGTRVLGQILKIHRNTAVAIYEELASQGWVEIIPNKGTFVLEPEQKSSKIKVPSQKINQAYTTAKTTGFPFQKSFHLASTSQLTAAKYTINDGKPDLRLHPVNEFTRWYSAAMKRKTLIKKWNSPNESSYSLFQTQLCNYLNATRGFHISSNNLINTRSTEMSLYIVSQLLIKQNDVVLVGNLSNYAANMIFQEANATIKTIPVDANGLDVDYIRKHFIKGSIRCVYVCAHRDYPTMVKLSVERRLALLQLAAAYGFAIIEDDYDYDFQFDGSAMLPMASADTNGMVIYLGKLGQSLFPSFQTGFVVAPVNLISEAKNYLQLLDKQGDLIQEQMLSELINEGEIYRLMKKNIVIYKQRRDCLCKLLTHYFSEIAQWKIPSGGLAIWLQFQSNTSLVQLAEEAEKNDLFLPKTVLYQDKNTCAIRFGFGHLALEEIEPIIIKLKNAYNKVTKKSIED, from the coding sequence ATGATAGATAGTCCGGTTAATACTTTATTACAACAACTAATCGATTTCGATAAATCGATACCTCAACCTGTGTACATACAAGTTTCTCAGCAAATTATAAATGCGATACAACGTCGGTATTTATCTAAAGGTACAATTCTACCAGGAACCAGAGTATTAGGGCAAATTTTAAAGATTCATAGAAATACAGCAGTTGCTATTTACGAAGAGTTGGCTTCACAGGGTTGGGTAGAAATCATACCGAATAAAGGCACCTTTGTTTTAGAGCCAGAGCAAAAATCATCAAAAATAAAAGTACCTTCTCAAAAAATAAATCAGGCATATACAACTGCCAAAACAACAGGGTTTCCCTTTCAAAAATCATTTCATTTAGCATCCACTTCTCAATTAACAGCTGCGAAATACACAATTAATGATGGAAAACCAGATTTACGGTTACATCCTGTAAACGAATTTACAAGATGGTACAGCGCTGCCATGAAACGAAAAACATTAATAAAAAAATGGAACAGCCCCAATGAATCTTCCTATTCTTTATTTCAAACGCAACTATGTAATTATTTAAATGCAACAAGAGGGTTTCATATAAGTTCTAATAATCTAATAAATACACGTAGTACAGAAATGAGTCTGTACATTGTTTCTCAATTATTAATAAAACAAAATGATGTCGTTTTAGTTGGTAATTTAAGTAATTATGCCGCTAATATGATTTTTCAAGAAGCCAACGCAACTATTAAAACAATTCCTGTAGATGCTAATGGTTTAGATGTAGATTATATTCGAAAACATTTTATAAAAGGAAGTATTCGATGTGTGTATGTCTGTGCACATAGAGATTACCCAACCATGGTAAAATTAAGTGTAGAGCGACGTTTGGCTTTATTACAATTGGCTGCAGCATATGGTTTTGCTATTATTGAAGATGATTACGATTACGATTTTCAGTTTGATGGTTCTGCAATGTTACCCATGGCAAGCGCAGATACAAATGGAATGGTTATTTATTTAGGAAAATTGGGGCAATCTTTATTCCCTAGTTTTCAAACAGGATTTGTAGTAGCACCAGTAAATTTAATTTCTGAAGCAAAGAATTATTTACAATTGCTAGACAAACAAGGCGATTTAATTCAAGAACAAATGTTGTCTGAATTAATTAATGAAGGTGAAATTTATCGTCTTATGAAAAAAAATATTGTTATTTATAAACAAAGAAGAGATTGTTTGTGTAAACTCTTAACGCACTACTTTTCAGAAATAGCACAATGGAAAATTCCTTCTGGTGGATTAGCAATTTGGTTACAATTTCAATCGAATACATCACTAGTACAACTAGCAGAAGAAGCTGAAAAAAACGATTTATTTCTGCCAAAAACAGTCCTCTATCAAGATAAAAATACGTGTGCAATCCGTTTTGGTTTTGGTCATTTAGCCCTAGAAGAAATAGAGCCCATAATTATAAAGTTAAAAAATGCTTATAATAAGGTGACTAAAAAATCTATTGAAGATTAG
- a CDS encoding Y-family DNA polymerase has product MFALVDCNNFYASCERVFNPNLQGKPVAILSNNDGCVISMSDEAKKLQLPFGAPIFKWDAFCKANNITVLSSNYPLYGDMSARVMNILADFSPDVEVYSIDESFLELKGFENYNLEEYATKIRSRILKWTGIPTCVGVAPTKALTKVANKIARSNIKQSKGICIIDSEEKRIKALKWTKIGNVWGIGRQLKKRLQDKGCITAYDFTQLSSDWVLKEFSIVAWRLQKDLQGISKIPLEEAVSSKKMIATTRSFEYTYSDIDNIKERISTFATSCAEKLRNQESSCHMLIVQLSSDRHKKELQQHRESTTVVFSSPTNSTLTIANAAVAAVKSIFKPGVKYKRAGVIVTGLVPNDNFQLNLFSSENPKHKPLMFAIDKLNKKFKADKIKLGNQDLQRTWKMRQERLSNKFTTNINEILIVK; this is encoded by the coding sequence ATGTTTGCACTCGTAGATTGTAATAATTTTTATGCTTCTTGTGAGCGGGTTTTCAACCCCAATTTACAAGGAAAACCAGTTGCTATTTTAAGCAATAATGATGGTTGTGTTATTTCTATGAGCGATGAAGCTAAGAAGTTACAACTGCCTTTTGGTGCGCCTATTTTTAAGTGGGATGCCTTTTGTAAAGCAAACAATATTACCGTTTTGTCTTCTAATTATCCTTTGTACGGAGATATGAGTGCTAGAGTGATGAATATTTTAGCAGATTTTTCACCAGACGTAGAAGTCTATTCTATTGATGAATCTTTTTTAGAATTGAAAGGTTTTGAAAATTATAATTTAGAGGAATATGCAACAAAAATTAGAAGTCGTATTTTAAAATGGACAGGCATACCTACCTGTGTAGGCGTTGCTCCAACCAAAGCACTAACTAAAGTTGCCAATAAAATTGCGCGTTCGAATATCAAACAGTCTAAAGGAATTTGTATTATAGATTCTGAAGAAAAAAGAATTAAGGCTTTAAAGTGGACAAAAATTGGCAACGTTTGGGGAATTGGAAGACAGTTAAAAAAGCGTTTGCAAGACAAAGGTTGTATTACTGCGTATGATTTCACACAACTTTCTAGTGATTGGGTTTTAAAAGAATTTTCTATTGTAGCATGGCGTTTGCAAAAAGATTTACAAGGCATTTCTAAAATACCTTTAGAAGAAGCTGTTTCTTCTAAAAAAATGATTGCAACTACTAGAAGTTTCGAATACACCTATTCTGATATCGATAATATAAAAGAACGAATTTCTACGTTTGCAACAAGTTGTGCAGAAAAATTACGGAATCAAGAATCGAGTTGTCACATGTTAATTGTGCAACTTTCTAGCGATCGGCATAAAAAAGAACTTCAACAACACAGAGAAAGTACCACTGTTGTTTTTTCTTCTCCAACAAATTCTACTTTAACCATTGCAAATGCCGCTGTAGCAGCTGTAAAATCTATTTTTAAACCGGGCGTTAAATACAAAAGAGCAGGTGTAATTGTTACAGGATTGGTGCCAAATGATAATTTTCAATTAAATTTATTTTCAAGCGAAAACCCGAAACATAAACCTTTAATGTTTGCAATTGATAAACTGAACAAAAAGTTTAAGGCAGACAAAATTAAGTTAGGAAACCAAGATTTACAGCGCACTTGGAAAATGCGTCAGGAGCGTTTATCTAATAAATTTACAACCAATATCAATGAAATTTTAATCGTGAAATAA
- a CDS encoding helix-turn-helix transcriptional regulator yields MAIIVNLDIMLAKRKMRSKELAEIIGITTANLSILKSGKAKAVRFSTLEAICEALDCQPADILEYVKG; encoded by the coding sequence ATGGCAATTATAGTAAACTTAGACATTATGCTTGCCAAAAGAAAAATGCGTAGCAAAGAGTTGGCAGAAATTATTGGTATCACTACCGCTAATTTATCCATCTTAAAATCGGGCAAAGCAAAAGCAGTTCGATTTTCTACTTTAGAAGCTATTTGTGAAGCGTTGGATTGCCAACCAGCAGATATTTTAGAATATGTAAAAGGTTAG